The proteins below come from a single Lates calcarifer isolate ASB-BC8 linkage group LG11, TLL_Latcal_v3, whole genome shotgun sequence genomic window:
- the nmt1a gene encoding glycylpeptide N-tetradecanoyltransferase 1, with translation MKMADENETAPMPEREDVEDHGHCSDCENEEHHFDDGDRGLADDTGAKKKKKKQKKKKKSGATEAAQDTLAKVNSLPADKLQEIQKAIELFSVGQGPAKTMEEASRRSYQFWDTQPVPKLGETVTSHGSIEPDKDHIREEPYSLPQGFSWDTLDLGDPAVLKELYTLLNENYVEDDDNMFRFDYSPEFLLWALRPPGWLPQWHCGVRVNSNQKLVGFISAIPATIRIYDIEKKMVEINFLCVHKKLRSKRVAPVLIREITRRVNLQGIFQAVYTAGVVLPKPVGTCRYWHRSLNPRKLIEVKFSHLSRNMTMQRTMKLYRLPEAPKTSGLRPMTKKDVPVVHRLLREYLSQFNLVPVMNQEEVSHWLLPRENIIDTYLVENDGKVTDFLSFYTLPSTIMNHPVHRSLKAAYSFYNVHTTTPLLDLMSDALILAKSKGFDVFNALDLMENKTFLEKLKFGIGDGNLQYYLYNWKCPSMGSEKVGLVLQ, from the exons TGACAGGGGTCTGGCTGACGACACTGGcgccaagaagaagaaaaagaagcagaaaaagaagaagaaatctggTGCCACAGAAGCAGCTCAGGACACCCTTGCCAAG GTGAATTCATTGCCAGCTGATAAGCTACAGGAGATCCAAAAGGCCATTGAACTGTTCTCTGTAGGCCAAGGTCCTGCCAAAACCATGGAGGAGGCAAGTCGGAGGAGTTACCAGTTCTGGGACACACAGCCTGTGCCCAAGCTAG ggGAGACGGTGACATCACATGGCTCCATTGAACCTGACAAAGACCACATCAGAGAGGAGCCCTACAGCCTCCCACAGGGCTTCAGCTGGGACACCCTTGACTTGGGGGACCCTGCTGTG CTCAAGGAGCTTTACACTCTTCTCAATGAGAACTATGTGGAAGATGATGACAACATGTTCAGATTTGACTACTCCCCTGAGTTCCTGCTCTG GGCCCTGCGGCCTCCTGGTTGGTTGCCCCAGTGGCATTGTGGAGTGAGGGTTAACTCCAACCAGAAGCTGGTGGGCTTTATCAGTGCCATTCCTGCCACTATCCGCATCTATGACAT agaaaagaaaatggttGAGATCAATTTCCTCTGCGTCCACAAGAAGCTTCGCTCCAAACGAGTCGCTCCGGTTCTGATCAGAGAGATCACCAGACGGGTCAACCTGCAGGGCATCTTTCAGGCTGTATACACTGCTGGAGTGGTACTGCCCAAACCTGTGGGCACATGCAG GTACTGGCATCGTTCTTTGAACCCACGCAAACTAATCGAGGTGAAGTTCTCCCACCTGAGCAGGAACATGACTATGCAGCGCACCATGAAGTTGTACCGTCTGCCTGAG GCCCCGAAGACTTCAGGTCTGCGGCCGATGACCAAGAAGGATGTGCCAGTGGTGCACCGCCTCCTTCGTGAGTACCTTAGCCAGTTCAACCTGGTGCCTGTCATGAACCAGGAAGAGGTTTCACACTGGCTGCTGCCCCGGGAGAACATTATCGACACTTACCTGGTGGAG AACGATGGCAAAGTGACAGATTTCCTGAGTTTCTATACACTGCCCTCCACCATCATGAACCACCCTGTGCACCGCAGTCTAAAAGCAGCCTACTCCTTCTACAACGTGCACACCACCACCCCCCTGCTCGACCTGATGTCTGATGCCCTCATCCTGGCCAAATCA AAAGGGTTTGACGTCTTCAATGCACTGGATCTAATGGAAAACAAGACTTTCTTGGAGAAGCTTAAGTTTGGCATCGGTGACGGGAATCTACAGTATTATCTGTACAATTGGAAGTGTCCCAGCATGGGGTCAGAAAAG GTTGGGTTGGTGCTGCAGTGA